The following coding sequences lie in one Pseudomonas sp. B33.4 genomic window:
- the infA gene encoding translation initiation factor IF-1 encodes MSKEDSFEMEGTVVDTLPNTMFRVELENGHVVTAHISGKMRKNYIRILTGDKVRVELTPYDLSKGRITYRAR; translated from the coding sequence ATGTCGAAAGAAGACAGCTTCGAAATGGAAGGCACTGTCGTCGACACCCTGCCCAACACCATGTTTCGTGTGGAGTTGGAAAATGGGCACGTCGTAACCGCGCATATTTCCGGCAAGATGCGCAAGAACTACATTCGTATTCTTACCGGTGACAAAGTGCGCGTCGAGCTGACGCCCTATGACTTGAGCAAAGGGCGCATCACTTACCGCGCTCGTTAA